Proteins from a genomic interval of Rosa chinensis cultivar Old Blush chromosome 2, RchiOBHm-V2, whole genome shotgun sequence:
- the LOC112189108 gene encoding probable mitochondrial saccharopine dehydrogenase-like oxidoreductase At5g39410 yields MSDLPNPLYDFIILGASGFTGKYVVKEALKFLNTPSSPLKSLALAGRNPAKLSQTLNWATSPNPPPSIPILTADTTDPPSLRRLCSQTRLILNCVGPFRLYGEPVVAACVETGCDYLDISGEPEFMERMEASYFDKAAEKGSLVISACGFDSVPAEFGLMFNSRQWVGAAVPNRVEAYVSLESEKRLVLNFGTFESAVLGVANADKLMELRRSRPKKPRPEIPGPPPSKGPTIEHQKKIGLWAVKLPSADTIAVRRTLGALTENPGGLPGRSESGEHIKKRAAFWSTVKPAHFGVKIGTKSLLGIFRMMIIGIFLGLLGQFSFGRWLLLKYPSFFSVGWFRKQGPSDKEVRSASFKMWFVGRGFSDRSLASQGNTKPDMEIVTRVMGPEVGYITTPIILLQCALTVLSQRDNLPKGGVLPPGIVFGPTDLQEKLQENGVTFDVISKNVISH; encoded by the exons ATGTCAGACCTCCCCAACCCTCTCTATGATTTCATCATCCTCGGCGCCTCCGGCTTCACTGGAAAGTACGTCGTCAAAGAAGCCCTCAAGTTCCTCAACACCCCATCTTCACCTCTCAAGTCTCTAGCTTTAGCCGGCCGCAACCCCGCAAAGCTCTCCCAAACTCTCAACTGGGCCACCAGCCCAAACCCACCTCCCTCCATTCCCATCCTCACCGCCGACACCACCGACCCTCCGTCCCTCCGCCGCCTCTGCTCCCAAACCCGCCTCATCCTCAACTGCGTGGGCCCCTTCCGCCTCTACGGCGAGCCCGTCGTCGCTGCGTGCGTTGAGACCGGCTGTGATTATCTCGACATATCCGGAGAGCCGGAGTTCATGGAGAGGATGGAGGCCAGTTATTTCGATAAGGCGGCGGAGAAGGGCTCGTTGGTCATTTCGGCTTGTGGGTTCGACTCTGTTCCAGCAGAGTTTGGGTTGATGTTTAACTCGAGGCAGTGGGTGGGGGCGGCGGTACCGAATAGGGTGGAGGCTTATGTGAGCTTGGAGTCTGAGAAGAGACTTGTTTTGAACTTCGGGACGTTTGAGTCGGCGGTTTTGGGTGTGGCAAATGCGGATAAGTTGATGGAGCTCCGGCGGTCCAGACCTAAAAAGCCGAGGCCGGAG ATTCCTGGTCCTCCTCCTTCTAAAGGACCAACTATTGAACACCAGAAAAAGATTGGCCTTTGGGCTGTGAAGCTACCTTCAGCAGATACTATCGCTGTACGAAGAACACTTGGAGCTCTGACTGAAAATCCCGGTGGTCTTCCAGGGAGGAGTGAGAGTGGTGAACACATTAAAAAAAGAGCAGCCTTCTGGTCAACAGTGAAGCCAGCTCATTTCGGGGTGAAGATAGGCACCAAGTCTCTGTTGGGAATTTTTCGGATGATGATAATTGGAATCTTTCTTGGGCTCTTGGGTCAGTTTTCCTTTGGGAGGTGGCTTCTCTTAAAGTATCCCTCATTTTTCAGTGTTGGATGGTTCAGGAAGCAGGGTCCCTCCGATAAGGAGGTGAGAAGTGCATCTTTTAAGATGTGGTTTGTTGGACGTGGTTTCAGCGACAGGAGTCTTGCTTCTCAGGGAAACACAAAACCTGATATGGAAATAGTAACAAGAGTTATGGGACCTGAAGTTGGCTACATAACAACCCCGATAATTCTACTTCAGTGTGCACTCACTGTTCTGAGCCAACGCGACAATCTTCCAAAGGGAGGAGTTCTCCCACCTGGGATTGTATTTGGCCCAACTGATCTCCAAGAAAAGCTACAAGAAAATGGAGTTACTTTTGATGTTATTTCAAAGAATGTTATTTCTCATTAA